One Setaria italica strain Yugu1 chromosome I, Setaria_italica_v2.0, whole genome shotgun sequence DNA window includes the following coding sequences:
- the LOC101761523 gene encoding scarecrow-like protein 8: protein MEPAGAPWCDPRRGYGYGYGGGSVARAPGVRRQPQQPPRQDAAAVATGGVLKRSLGEVERWQQALYLRAVRQRVTAQAQAAHPPIDIGAVLARAASRSSGFSGPPSAGFAGLSPQPSSTLSSLTTGSHMATPQPQPPMQQLLRRQMAAAPPAPPQAAQAVVARGPAARPATAREMVLLHELEKKLLGDDDDGDAEAAGSACGSTVTSSAWGDTMQELNSITAASLPSLPMASATNNYNNTVPITRSPTNSASSSTASSTASSSPPTSAASSRQLLSETAAAVADGNRTAAAAHLAALKTTVNPRGDAEQRLVAMMAAALSSRIGPPSSQQLAELCGPEQRAACQLLHDVSPCFGLALHGANLAILDAVAGQRAIHLIDFDVSVAQHIALIQALASRRVAGTCLKVTAVADPASPFTPALTQALAATGQRLKRHAQQAGLEFRFNAVSCRAGEIDASRLGCEPGEALAVNLAFALSRVADESVSPANPRDELLRRVRALGPRVVALVEQELNTNTAPLAARFADACAHYGAVLESLDATLARDSPQRARAEEALANKATNALAREGPDRMERCEVFGKWRARFGMAGLRPVAIGQGIADRVKARLGHARPGFDVKLDSGRLGVGWMGRVVTVASAWR, encoded by the coding sequence ATGGAGCCCGCGGGCGCGCCGTGGTGCGACCCTCGCCGGGGGTACGGCTACGGTTACGGCGGCGGATCGGTCGCGCGGGCGCCGGGGGTGAGGCGGCaaccgcagcagccgccgcggcaGGACGCTGCGGCCGTGGCGACCGGCGGGGTGCTGAAGAGGAGCctgggcgaggtggagcggtGGCAGCAGGCACTGTACCTGCGCGCGGTGAGGCAGCGCGTCACGGCACAGGCTCAGGCCGCGCACCCGCCGATCGACATCGGGGCCGTGCTGGCGAGGGCCGCCTCGCGGAGCTCGGGTTTCTCCGGGCCGCCTTCGGCTGGCTTCGCCGGGCTCTCGCCGCAGCCGTCGTCGACGCTCTCGTCGCTCACCACCGGGTCCCACATGGCGACACCGCAGCCGCAACCGCCGATGCAGCAGCTATTGCGGCGGCAGATGGCGGCtgcgccgcccgcgcctccgCAGGCTGCTCAAGCGGTGGTGGCCAGGGGACCGGCTGCGAGGCCCGCGACGGCGAGGGAGATGGTGTTGCTGCATGAGCTGGAGAAGAAGCTGCTGGGtgatgacgacgacggcgatgcAGAGGCCGCGGGGAGCGCGTGCGGCTCCACGGTCACCAGCTCCGCGTGGGGGGACACGATGCAGGAGCTCAACTCCATCACCGCGGCGTCGTTGCCTTCTCTTCCCATGGCGAGCGCGACGAACAACTACAACAACACCGTGCCCATAACAAGGTCGCCGACGAACTCTGCCTCGTCGTCCACGGCTTCATCGACAGCGTCCAGCTCACCGCCGACCTCGGCAGCCTCGTCGCGGCAGCTGCTGTCCGAgaccgccgcggccgtcgccgacGGCAACCGCACCGCGGCCGCTGCTCACCTCGCGGCCCTGAAGACGACCGTGAACCCGCGCGGCGACGCGGAACAGAGGCTGGTGGCCATGATGGCGGCTGCCCTGTCCTCCCGCATCGGCCCGCCCTCGTCTCAACAACTCGCAGAGCTATGCGGCCCCGAGCagcgtgcggcgtgccagctCCTGCACGACGTCTCCCCCTGCTTCGGCCTCGCCCTCCACGGCGCCAACCTCGCCATCCTCGACGCCGTGGCCGGGCAGCGCGCCATCCACCTGATCGACTTCGACGTCAGCGTCGCGCAGCACATCGCCCTCATCCAAGccctcgccagccgccgcgTGGCGGGCACCTGCCTCAAGGTCACCGCCGTCGCGGACCCCGCGTCGCCGTTCACGCCGGCTCTGACGCAGGCGCTCGCGGCCACCGGCCAGCGGCTCAAGAGGCACGCCCAGCAAGCCGGGCTGGAGTTCAGGTTCAACGCGGTCAGCTGCCGGGCCggcgagatcgacgcgtcgaGGCTCGGGTGCGAGCCGGGGGAGGCGCTGGCCGTGAACCTCGCTTTCGCGCTCTCGCGCGTCGCCGACGAGAGCGTGTCCCCGGCGAACCCGCGCGACGAGCTCCTCCGCCGCGTGCGCGCGCTGGGCCCGCGTGTCGTGGCGCTGGTGGAGCAGGAGCTGAACACGAACACGGCGCCGCTGGCGGCGCGGTTCGCCGACGCGTGCGCGCACTACGGCGCGGTGCTGGAGTCCCTGGACGCGACGCTGGCCCGCGACAGCCCGCAGAGGGCCCGAGCGGAGGAGGCTCTGGCCAACAAGGCGACCAACGCGCTGGCGCGGGAGGGGCCCGACCGGATGGAGCGGTGCGAGGTGTTCGGCAAGTGGCGTGCCCGGTTCGGCATGGCGGGGCTCCGGCCAGTGGCGATCGGGCAGGGCATCGCCGACCGCGTCAAGGCACGGCTCGGCCACGCACGCCCGGGGTTCGACGTGAAGCTGGACAGCGGCCGGCTCGGGGTCGGGTGGATGGGGCGCGTGGTCACCGTCGCATCCGCCTGGCGTTAG